A stretch of DNA from Candidatus Methylomirabilota bacterium:
CTCGGACGCCAAGTTCTGGGCCGAGCACGAGAACGTGGCGCTCGCCTACAACGTCTGCCGCACCGCGCTCGAGGAGGGTGTCCGGCGCGTCGTGGTGGCCAGCTCGAACCACGCCGCGGACTACTACGAGCGGCTGGTGTGGGCGGGCCGCCTCGACATGGTGACGCCGGAGATGCCGCCGCGCTCGGACAACTGGTACGGGTGGTCCAAGGCCGCCTACGAGCTGCTCGGCTTCGTGTTCGCCACCGGCAAGGTGGGCAAGCGCGCGCTCGAGGTCGTGCAGTGGCGCATCGGCGGGCCCCGGGACGACGACATCGATCACGTGTCGCCGGGCGACGTGCCGGTGATGCACCGTGCCCTCGGCGCCTATCTCTCCGCGCGGGACCAGGCCCAGCAGGCGATCCGCATGGTGGAGACGGAGGACATCCGCGACGAGCACGGCGTCCCCTTCCTCATCGTGTACGGGATCAGCGGCAACACGCACCGCTTCTGGAGCCTCGCCAACGCGCGTGCGAAGCTCGGGTACCGCCCCGAGGACGACAGCGGGGTCCGCTTTGCCGACAAGGTCGCCCAGCTGGTGCGGGGGCTCGTCAAGAAGTAGGGCGCCGCCCCGAATACCGGCGCCTCACGGGCGGTCAGATCGGCATGGGGG
This window harbors:
- a CDS encoding NAD(P)-dependent oxidoreductase encodes the protein MTKRRVVVTGASGYVAQRMLPALAERWDLALLDVRDTTSDGRKVPGLVVADLTQRDRDAYRRHFRGADAVIHCGYVRAPGLDATTWQDNSDAKFWAEHENVALAYNVCRTALEEGVRRVVVASSNHAADYYERLVWAGRLDMVTPEMPPRSDNWYGWSKAAYELLGFVFATGKVGKRALEVVQWRIGGPRDDDIDHVSPGDVPVMHRALGAYLSARDQAQQAIRMVETEDIRDEHGVPFLIVYGISGNTHRFWSLANARAKLGYRPEDDSGVRFADKVAQLVRGLVKK